A region from the Brachyspira hampsonii genome encodes:
- a CDS encoding tetratricopeptide repeat protein, which translates to MNKKILEKIKELHNQDKHQKIIEIIYSIEEDKRDYEIILLFARALNNVQNYDEALDNLMYIREEGLFDPVWYYRTGYAYYHKNEKDTAKQYFSKAIELFENYDKKNIENFEDISKNIKNLYSLCFEDDGLSFAQRVKSFWKWFEDNEAEIDNIIKNKNKDIVHFLSNGVKIISDNLAFNIGRNYNFTFNIDGKNYLFYLTPRIISDMPEKLKEKWTFMPFIPSSNGVNFSIEIHNKRIETQDVFVKIEFDDENDKFDLVFYNKDLNDFDKEEAYNIFFLIMENSIGEGLSRVYIRYADISNRKLNNMLSLVELEKYIKKTLSFHRKKIITNPINQYLAYTSEPRQSNALRYDIIAGTTSYYETVNDYYNENTDDIIEISKCGARAIFLYYTYDYRNDDEESRKEILNERYEIQERLEKEVLASGDKEADIGIVLGGAMGVYNIYIDLIVYDENEFIKRAKILLAEYERNFYISKLRKNSDIKNIFDL; encoded by the coding sequence ATGAATAAAAAAATTTTAGAAAAAATTAAAGAACTGCATAATCAGGATAAGCATCAGAAAATTATAGAAATTATTTATTCTATAGAAGAAGATAAAAGAGATTATGAAATAATTCTATTATTTGCCAGAGCTTTAAATAATGTGCAGAATTATGATGAAGCATTGGATAATCTTATGTATATAAGAGAAGAAGGATTATTTGATCCTGTATGGTATTACAGAACAGGGTATGCTTATTATCATAAAAATGAGAAAGATACTGCCAAGCAATATTTCAGCAAGGCTATAGAATTATTTGAAAATTATGACAAAAAAAATATAGAAAATTTTGAAGATATATCAAAGAATATAAAAAATTTATATTCTTTATGCTTTGAAGATGACGGATTAAGTTTTGCTCAAAGAGTAAAATCATTTTGGAAATGGTTTGAAGATAATGAAGCAGAAATTGATAATATAATCAAAAATAAAAACAAAGATATAGTTCATTTTCTATCTAATGGCGTAAAGATAATATCTGATAATTTAGCTTTCAATATAGGCAGGAATTATAATTTCACTTTTAATATAGACGGAAAAAATTATCTGTTTTATCTAACTCCAAGAATAATATCTGATATGCCGGAAAAGTTAAAAGAAAAATGGACTTTTATGCCTTTTATACCTAGTTCTAATGGTGTAAACTTTAGTATTGAAATACATAATAAAAGAATAGAAACGCAGGATGTTTTTGTCAAAATAGAATTCGATGATGAAAATGATAAATTTGATTTAGTATTCTATAATAAAGATTTAAATGATTTTGATAAAGAAGAAGCATATAATATATTTTTCCTCATTATGGAAAATTCTATAGGAGAAGGTTTGTCAAGGGTATATATAAGATATGCTGATATAAGTAATAGAAAATTAAATAATATGCTTTCTCTTGTAGAATTAGAAAAATACATAAAAAAAACATTATCTTTCCATAGAAAAAAAATCATTACTAATCCAATAAATCAATACCTAGCATACACTTCAGAACCTAGACAATCCAATGCATTAAGATACGATATAATAGCAGGAACTACATCATATTATGAAACAGTAAATGATTATTACAATGAAAATACAGATGATATAATAGAAATTTCTAAATGCGGAGCTAGGGCAATATTTTTATATTATACTTATGATTACAGAAATGATGATGAGGAATCAAGAAAAGAAATATTAAATGAAAGATATGAAATACAGGAAAGATTGGAAAAGGAAGTTCTTGCCAGCGGGGATAAAGAAGCTGATATAGGAATTGTACTTGGCGGAGCTATGGGAGTATATAATATTTATATAGATTTGATTGTTTATGATGAAAATGAATTTATAAAGAGGGCTAAAATACTTCTTGCCGAATATGAAAGAAATTTCTATATATCAAAATTAAGAAAAAATTCAGATATAAAAAACATATTTGATTTATAA
- the rplU gene encoding 50S ribosomal protein L21 — MYAIVEVKGKQYKVEKGQDILVEYLGDDAKEAPEIKTLLLKKDDESVLVGTPYVDGVKVSSKIVEMMKGDKVVIGKHKRRKDYRRKTGHRHKYHKITIEDIAV; from the coding sequence ATGTATGCAATCGTAGAAGTAAAAGGTAAGCAATACAAGGTGGAAAAAGGTCAGGATATTTTAGTGGAATATCTAGGCGATGATGCTAAAGAAGCTCCTGAAATTAAAACTCTTCTTCTTAAAAAAGATGATGAAAGTGTTTTAGTAGGTACACCTTATGTTGACGGCGTTAAAGTAAGTTCTAAAATAGTAGAAATGATGAAAGGCGATAAAGTAGTTATTGGTAAACATAAAAGAAGAAAAGACTATAGAAGAAAAACAGGTCATAGACATAAATATCATAAAATAACTATTGAAGATATAGCTGTTTAA
- a CDS encoding ribosomal-processing cysteine protease Prp: MASSVNVVYNIESIIQSITVEGHAGIKKSGEGYEVCIALSTLTQAMYRALLSIVGNKFLKYKINDGFLSLELVNFDKLENNKKIEYKIVSNGYLIGIKSLIKEYPDFIKYKEEYKNGT, translated from the coding sequence ATGGCTTCATCTGTTAATGTAGTATATAATATAGAATCTATTATACAAAGCATAACAGTTGAAGGGCATGCCGGTATTAAAAAATCTGGTGAAGGTTATGAAGTTTGTATAGCTTTGAGTACATTAACACAGGCTATGTATAGAGCTTTATTATCTATAGTAGGAAATAAGTTTTTAAAGTACAAAATAAATGATGGATTTTTGAGTTTAGAACTTGTTAATTTTGATAAACTTGAGAATAATAAAAAAATAGAGTATAAAATAGTTAGTAATGGATATTTGATAGGTATAAAATCTTTAATTAAAGAGTATCCTGATTTTATAAAATATAAAGAGGAGTATAAAAATGGCACATAA
- the rpmA gene encoding 50S ribosomal protein L27, giving the protein MAHKKGGGSSKNGRDSQSKRLGVKVYGGQKVISGNIIVRQRGTQFHAGRNVDIGRDHTIFATASGYVKFHTNKFGKKTISVVAE; this is encoded by the coding sequence ATGGCACATAAAAAAGGTGGCGGAAGTTCTAAAAACGGACGCGATAGTCAATCTAAACGTTTAGGTGTTAAAGTTTACGGCGGTCAGAAAGTTATATCAGGCAATATTATAGTTAGACAACGCGGTACTCAATTCCATGCTGGAAGAAATGTTGATATAGGTCGCGATCATACTATATTTGCTACTGCTTCTGGTTATGTTAAGTTCCATACTAATAAATTCGGAAAGAAAACTATTTCTGTTGTAGCTGAATAA
- a CDS encoding Txe/YoeB family addiction module toxin, with amino-acid sequence MKIVFNERAWQEYIFWVSNDKTIVKKINELIKDIIIDPYSGIGKPEKFKYDKKDLYSRRINLEHRLVYHIENDNLIITSCKYHYSKE; translated from the coding sequence ATGAAAATAGTTTTTAATGAAAGAGCTTGGCAGGAATATATCTTCTGGGTATCTAATGATAAAACAATTGTAAAGAAAATTAATGAACTTATTAAGGATATTATTATAGATCCATATTCTGGTATAGGTAAGCCTGAAAAATTCAAATATGATAAAAAAGATTTATATTCAAGAAGAATTAATTTAGAGCATAGATTAGTTTATCATATAGAAAATGATAACTTAATAATAACATCTTGCAAATATCATTATAGTAAAGAATAA
- a CDS encoding ankyrin repeat domain-containing protein has translation MKKTISRIIIHFSLLIISSLFLYSLYSEEYDTNFYKKLFDAMFTNKDELKEMAKDPKEYMENLLKKEEEKALKEKMELYKKYNVIEIDSLEDEYQSTAEGYGDLEDVKKFIQKYDINGVYDGYTLLYTYSGYRGETDIIEFLIENNADIYKKSINGKTPLYSAVDDYFYDAAEVILKHYKDNDDVNDEFLLAVNNENEFILKSLLKKKFLFFGNKFKMNLDKGLEIALDKGNKDIAAELVLSGAKTDNFLYYFKLVFGKYLILIAIMIALFASFIYVYKRRYIPNIYEESTMFITFKDKVNNMYIYCYTYYSFGLLSTMLGFFGNIFINNNKLKGYYNINSSLTGNYIAIYDLYDNKKNDKEYFSWYDVDIEANEKAIIKFDCSLYDFIKSDKNEIEYIAEIADSKIMNGVFEVNRNTNVNVEYSRLMFKKVSKGNRFIGMLSYFFNLYHFNIKNKDKINAYINGDNKSYSDEKNELEINVEQILKKHESMSLNDIKTKYYDRLKDFYNVNNIVYLDDKTICVYKRFAKIETNNNLTVNNISLIIDLDNEKLISPYFKDFVNNADEILKRYNSNFSNNIGNLIFLITEAGIILMKDKGHKKIFIPLDDIKEHVNKEHYLSYLFD, from the coding sequence ATGAAAAAAACTATTAGCAGAATAATTATACATTTTAGTTTATTAATAATATCATCTTTATTTTTATACTCTTTATACTCAGAGGAATATGATACTAATTTCTATAAAAAACTTTTTGATGCAATGTTTACAAATAAAGATGAATTAAAAGAAATGGCAAAAGACCCTAAAGAATATATGGAAAACTTGCTAAAAAAGGAAGAAGAAAAAGCATTAAAAGAGAAAATGGAACTTTATAAAAAATATAATGTTATAGAAATAGATAGTTTAGAAGATGAATATCAAAGTACTGCAGAAGGTTATGGTGATTTAGAAGATGTTAAGAAGTTTATACAAAAATATGATATAAACGGAGTATATGACGGCTATACTTTGCTTTATACTTATTCAGGATATAGGGGCGAAACTGATATAATAGAGTTCTTAATTGAAAATAATGCTGATATTTATAAAAAATCTATTAATGGTAAAACGCCTCTTTACAGTGCTGTAGACGATTATTTTTATGATGCTGCTGAAGTTATTTTGAAACATTATAAAGACAATGATGATGTAAATGATGAGTTTTTGTTAGCTGTTAATAATGAAAATGAGTTTATATTAAAAAGTCTATTAAAAAAGAAATTTTTATTCTTTGGAAATAAATTCAAAATGAATTTAGACAAAGGGCTTGAAATAGCACTTGATAAAGGCAATAAAGATATAGCGGCTGAATTAGTTTTAAGCGGTGCTAAAACTGATAATTTTTTATATTATTTTAAATTGGTATTTGGTAAATATTTAATTCTTATAGCTATTATGATTGCTTTATTTGCTTCTTTTATTTATGTATATAAAAGAAGATATATTCCTAATATTTATGAAGAGAGTACAATGTTTATAACTTTTAAAGATAAAGTAAACAATATGTATATTTACTGTTATACTTATTATTCTTTCGGACTATTATCTACAATGCTGGGTTTTTTTGGAAATATATTTATAAATAATAATAAGCTAAAAGGATATTATAATATAAACAGTAGTTTAACGGGGAATTATATTGCTATTTATGATTTGTATGATAATAAAAAAAATGATAAGGAATATTTTAGCTGGTATGATGTTGACATAGAAGCAAATGAAAAAGCTATAATAAAATTCGATTGTTCTCTTTATGATTTTATAAAGAGTGATAAAAATGAAATTGAGTATATTGCGGAAATAGCTGACTCTAAAATTATGAATGGAGTTTTTGAAGTAAATAGAAATACTAATGTTAATGTAGAATATTCTAGATTAATGTTTAAAAAGGTTTCAAAAGGTAATCGTTTTATAGGAATGCTTTCCTATTTCTTTAATCTATATCATTTCAATATAAAGAATAAAGATAAAATTAATGCATATATAAACGGAGATAATAAATCGTATTCTGATGAAAAAAATGAATTGGAGATAAATGTTGAACAGATTTTAAAGAAACATGAGAGTATGTCATTAAACGATATTAAAACTAAATATTATGATAGACTTAAAGATTTTTATAATGTTAATAATATAGTATATTTAGATGATAAGACAATATGTGTATATAAAAGATTTGCTAAAATAGAAACTAATAATAATCTTACAGTAAATAATATATCTCTCATAATTGATTTAGATAATGAAAAATTAATAAGTCCTTATTTTAAAGATTTTGTTAATAATGCTGATGAGATATTAAAAAGATATAATAGTAATTTTTCTAATAATATAGGCAATTTAATTTTTCTTATAACTGAAGCTGGTATTATATTGATGAAAGATAAAGGGCATAAAAAAATATTTATTCCTTTAGATGATATAAAAGAACATGTTAATAAAGAGCATTATTTGTCCTATTTATTTGATTAA
- a CDS encoding DUF2271 domain-containing protein, translated as MKKLFIILFMIFTVSYINENYAQNNTKKVNISFDYTKRPGFASNQIAVWAEDNNGNYIATIYITDFTGRREGWKKRPLSLNNWQKKANASRIDKKIVDAVSKSTPKQGKVNIVWDCKDNQGNIVKDGAYRIVVEATIYQDNNVLYTSVINIGNQANSQKASSKYSKPEAKNMDIIKNVNVSFIP; from the coding sequence ATGAAAAAACTTTTTATTATATTATTTATGATTTTTACTGTATCATACATCAATGAAAATTATGCTCAGAACAATACTAAAAAAGTTAATATAAGTTTTGACTATACAAAAAGACCTGGATTTGCAAGTAATCAAATAGCTGTTTGGGCTGAAGATAATAACGGTAATTATATAGCCACAATATATATTACAGATTTTACAGGCAGAAGAGAAGGCTGGAAAAAAAGACCTTTATCATTAAATAATTGGCAAAAAAAAGCTAATGCATCAAGAATAGATAAAAAAATAGTTGATGCAGTATCTAAATCCACACCTAAACAGGGAAAAGTTAATATAGTTTGGGATTGCAAAGATAATCAAGGAAATATTGTAAAAGATGGTGCTTATAGAATAGTTGTTGAAGCTACTATATATCAGGATAATAATGTGCTTTATACTTCTGTGATTAATATAGGAAATCAAGCTAATTCACAAAAAGCATCATCAAAATATTCAAAGCCTGAAGCTAAAAATATGGATATAATAAAAAATGTGAATGTAAGTTTTATACCTTAA
- a CDS encoding nitroreductase family protein — MNEDILFTRRSIRKYIKGKQVEDEKIEYMLRAAMYAPSANNRRNWEFIVVKNRETLDKIMNFHPYAKMLDTATLAIVVCGDLSDESGKLYWQQNCSAALENLMLAAKAKDLGSVWIGIAPREERMNEIINLFNLPEHIKPLGLVVIGYPDGEPQMPDRFEPNKIHYEKY; from the coding sequence ATGAATGAAGATATCTTATTTACAAGAAGAAGCATAAGAAAATATATTAAAGGCAAACAGGTTGAAGATGAAAAAATAGAATATATGCTAAGAGCAGCTATGTATGCCCCTTCTGCTAACAATAGAAGAAATTGGGAGTTTATAGTAGTAAAAAATAGGGAAACACTAGATAAAATTATGAACTTTCACCCTTATGCTAAAATGCTTGATACAGCTACTTTAGCTATAGTTGTATGCGGGGATTTATCCGATGAATCTGGTAAACTTTATTGGCAGCAAAACTGTTCTGCAGCTTTAGAAAATCTAATGCTTGCAGCAAAGGCTAAAGATTTAGGAAGTGTATGGATAGGCATTGCACCTCGCGAAGAGAGAATGAATGAAATTATAAACCTTTTTAATCTGCCTGAACATATAAAGCCTTTAGGACTTGTTGTTATAGGATATCCAGATGGAGAGCCTCAAATGCCTGATAGATTTGAACCAAATAAAATACATTATGAAAAGTATTGA
- a CDS encoding DNA adenine methylase has product MNYIGSKLSLLDFLYESIFSIIDDNCSLFCDLFAGTGIVGRYFKSKNFSVIANDIQYYSYVLNKHYIENNKYLNFDGLKEEIKELKEVSVEEKYLIVCEYLNNIDYKNYEEGFIYNNYSLGGTKGKEFERIYFSDENAIKCDAVRMKIGVWFSNKKINENEYYFLLASLLENIDKCANTASVYGAFLKDIKKTALKTFYYYPAEFVVSGTEHKVYNEDANKLMENIKTDILYLDPPYNRRQYSDNYHILETIAKYDNPAIKGKTGLRDDRIKSLYCSKNDVYNAFEELINKSNAKYIFLSYNNEGLLSLEDIKKIMSAKGEYGVFKKEYSRFKADNKRYNSDSKTFEYLHYVIVK; this is encoded by the coding sequence ATGAACTATATAGGAAGCAAATTATCATTATTAGATTTTTTATATGAAAGCATATTTTCAATAATAGATGATAACTGTTCTTTATTTTGCGATTTGTTTGCAGGTACGGGCATTGTCGGAAGGTATTTTAAATCAAAAAATTTTTCTGTAATAGCTAATGATATTCAGTATTACAGTTATGTTTTAAATAAACATTATATAGAGAATAATAAATATTTAAATTTTGATGGTTTAAAAGAAGAAATAAAGGAGTTAAAAGAAGTATCTGTCGAGGAAAAGTATTTAATTGTATGCGAATATTTGAATAATATAGATTATAAAAATTATGAAGAGGGTTTTATTTACAATAATTATTCTTTGGGCGGAACTAAAGGCAAGGAGTTTGAAAGGATATACTTTTCAGATGAAAACGCTATTAAATGTGATGCTGTAAGAATGAAAATAGGAGTATGGTTCAGTAATAAAAAAATCAATGAAAATGAATATTATTTTCTTCTTGCTAGTTTATTGGAAAACATAGATAAATGTGCGAATACGGCTTCAGTTTACGGAGCATTTTTAAAAGATATAAAAAAAACAGCTTTAAAGACTTTTTATTATTATCCTGCAGAGTTTGTTGTAAGCGGTACAGAACATAAAGTGTATAATGAAGACGCCAACAAATTAATGGAAAATATTAAAACTGATATTTTGTATTTAGATCCGCCGTATAATAGAAGACAATATTCTGATAATTATCATATACTTGAAACTATAGCTAAATATGATAATCCTGCAATAAAAGGAAAAACAGGACTTAGAGATGACAGAATAAAATCATTATACTGCAGTAAAAATGATGTTTATAATGCATTTGAAGAGTTAATAAATAAATCTAATGCTAAATACATATTTTTAAGCTATAATAATGAAGGTTTATTGTCATTGGAAGATATAAAAAAAATAATGTCTGCTAAAGGCGAATATGGAGTATTTAAAAAAGAATACAGCAGGTTTAAAGCAGATAATAAAAGATATAATTCAGATTCAAAAACATTTGAATATCTTCATTATGTTATAGTGAAATAA
- a CDS encoding 5-bromo-4-chloroindolyl phosphate hydrolysis family protein, giving the protein MARDEDDFIFQRLRQNIQRNFPREDDVNSYNPNNYNQNNHRKDSYSNEDSLIILETQRNIDKIANFAQKIDDPELTPALKEMIGILKEMADYSKVNKEGEKKLEKINEYHLPTAIKMLDSYIDFCNFPVKNENMQKTAQEIEDVIIKLNEALKKMLVEMNQNKLIDINSDIDVLKNMLEKDGL; this is encoded by the coding sequence ATGGCAAGAGATGAAGATGATTTTATTTTTCAGAGATTGAGACAAAATATACAGAGGAATTTTCCCAGAGAAGATGATGTAAATAGTTATAACCCAAATAATTATAATCAGAATAATCATAGAAAAGATAGCTACTCAAATGAAGACAGTTTAATAATTTTAGAAACTCAAAGAAATATAGATAAAATCGCCAATTTCGCTCAAAAAATAGATGATCCGGAACTTACTCCTGCATTGAAAGAAATGATAGGTATATTAAAAGAAATGGCTGATTATTCTAAGGTAAATAAAGAAGGTGAAAAAAAACTAGAAAAAATAAATGAATATCATCTTCCAACAGCCATAAAAATGCTTGATTCATATATAGATTTCTGTAATTTTCCTGTAAAAAATGAAAATATGCAAAAAACGGCACAGGAAATAGAAGATGTTATAATAAAATTAAATGAAGCATTGAAGAAAATGCTTGTAGAGATGAATCAGAATAAATTAATTGATATAAATAGCGATATAGATGTATTAAAAAACATGCTTGAAAAAGATGGTTTATAA
- a CDS encoding toxic anion resistance protein translates to MENNENQLNNSQFSNIQGQNTVNNQPIEQGQNFTQPNVQPLVQNTMPTNMQNTINTQNYNTQNAAQQVLNDMNSISSKQFTPEELAKINEVSNNINLKDSVSIMSYGSAAQNKMVQFSENTLSNVMNKDLGEVGDAITDVITELKSFDIENETKGKGIFGFFKKATNNLTKLKTKYTNVETNIDNIVKTLEAHQRNLLKDISILDQMYNYNLEYLKELEIYIEAGKQKLNQLTTNEIPALEAKAMASNSTEDAQMARDVKDLANRFEKRIHDLELTKTISIQTIPQIRLVQNNNVIMTEKIQSTITNTIPLWKNQMVLAIGLHHSNEAAKAQRAVTDTTNELLRKNAEMLKTSTIETAKEAERGIVDIETLKHTNQQLISTLDEVMKIQTEGRDKRKAAEAELRNIENELKTKILNISKN, encoded by the coding sequence ATGGAAAATAATGAAAATCAATTAAATAATTCACAGTTTAGTAATATTCAAGGACAAAATACAGTAAATAATCAGCCTATTGAGCAAGGTCAGAATTTTACTCAGCCTAATGTTCAGCCTTTAGTACAAAATACAATGCCTACTAATATGCAGAATACTATTAATACTCAAAATTATAATACTCAGAATGCAGCACAGCAAGTTCTTAATGATATGAACAGTATTTCAAGCAAGCAATTTACTCCTGAAGAGTTAGCAAAAATAAATGAAGTGTCAAATAATATTAATTTGAAGGATTCTGTTTCTATAATGTCTTATGGTTCAGCGGCACAAAATAAGATGGTACAATTTTCTGAAAATACTTTAAGCAATGTTATGAATAAAGATTTAGGCGAGGTAGGAGATGCAATTACTGATGTTATAACAGAGCTTAAAAGTTTTGATATAGAAAATGAAACTAAAGGAAAAGGTATATTTGGATTTTTTAAGAAAGCTACAAATAATCTTACTAAATTAAAAACTAAATATACTAATGTAGAAACTAATATTGATAATATAGTAAAAACTTTAGAAGCACATCAGAGAAATCTATTAAAAGATATAAGTATTTTAGATCAAATGTATAATTATAATTTAGAATACTTAAAAGAATTAGAAATATATATAGAAGCAGGAAAACAGAAACTCAATCAATTAACAACTAATGAAATACCTGCTTTAGAAGCAAAGGCTATGGCAAGCAATTCCACTGAAGATGCACAAATGGCTAGAGATGTAAAAGATTTAGCTAATAGATTTGAAAAAAGAATACATGATTTAGAGCTTACAAAAACAATTTCTATACAAACAATACCGCAAATTCGTTTGGTGCAGAATAATAATGTTATAATGACAGAAAAAATTCAATCTACAATAACAAATACAATACCTCTTTGGAAGAATCAAATGGTTTTGGCTATAGGACTTCATCATTCTAATGAGGCTGCAAAAGCACAAAGAGCTGTTACTGATACTACAAATGAATTATTGAGAAAGAATGCTGAAATGCTTAAAACTTCTACAATAGAAACTGCTAAGGAAGCAGAGAGAGGAATAGTTGATATTGAAACCTTAAAACATACAAATCAGCAGCTTATATCTACTTTAGATGAAGTTATGAAAATACAAACAGAGGGCAGAGATAAAAGAAAAGCAGCTGAAGCAGAATTAAGAAATATAGAAAATGAACTTAAAACAAAAATATTAAATATATCAAAAAATTAA
- a CDS encoding sodium-dependent transporter, producing the protein MHDNNNREKLSSRLGFLLVSAGCAIGLGNVWRFPYITGKYGGALFVLLYLISLVILGLPILVMEFAVGRAGKRDLAGSYRALQKKGCKWHIVGYIQIFGCVLLMMFYTTVAGWCLSYCYFMAMGKLQGLNPQQVVDFFNSVLASPSTLIFWMTVTVIIATFVCMKGLENGVEKVTKVMMTLLLLVLFVLIIRAVTLPNAKEGLKFYLLPDTNKMFSGGIKGFFSVAYAAIGQSFFTLSLGIGAMTIFGSYIDKDYSLTGESVMVMGLDTLIAFLSGLVIFPTTFSFGINPGEGAGLVFLTLPNIFNSMVLGRLWGALFFLFLSMAALTTIIAVFENLIAFTMSETKMPRKKTTIIVSVTIFILSLPTALGFNLLSFINPLGEGSTIADGLDFLVSNNFLPLGGIIILIFCTRNFGWGWDNFIKEADTGKGIKFPKWARFYVSYILPFIVLAIFVIDYVNRFFI; encoded by the coding sequence ATGCATGATAATAATAATAGAGAAAAACTTTCCAGCAGATTAGGTTTTTTATTAGTTTCGGCAGGATGTGCTATAGGACTTGGTAATGTATGGAGATTTCCCTATATCACAGGAAAGTACGGAGGGGCACTTTTTGTACTGCTTTATTTAATTTCACTTGTGATATTAGGACTTCCTATACTTGTAATGGAATTCGCTGTAGGAAGAGCCGGAAAAAGAGATTTAGCCGGTTCTTATAGAGCCTTACAAAAAAAAGGATGTAAATGGCATATAGTAGGATATATACAAATATTCGGATGTGTACTTCTTATGATGTTTTATACTACTGTGGCAGGCTGGTGTTTATCATACTGCTATTTTATGGCTATGGGAAAACTTCAGGGGCTTAATCCTCAGCAGGTAGTAGATTTTTTTAATTCAGTTCTTGCTTCTCCTTCTACTTTGATATTTTGGATGACTGTAACTGTTATAATAGCAACTTTCGTATGTATGAAGGGACTTGAAAATGGTGTTGAAAAGGTTACAAAAGTCATGATGACTCTTCTTCTTCTTGTTCTTTTTGTACTTATAATAAGAGCCGTTACGCTTCCTAATGCTAAAGAAGGACTGAAATTTTATTTACTTCCTGATACAAATAAAATGTTCAGCGGAGGTATAAAAGGATTCTTCTCTGTAGCTTATGCCGCTATAGGTCAGTCATTCTTTACTTTGAGTTTAGGAATAGGAGCTATGACTATATTCGGAAGCTATATTGATAAAGATTATTCCTTAACAGGTGAATCCGTTATGGTTATGGGGCTTGATACTTTAATAGCATTTCTTTCAGGACTTGTTATATTTCCTACAACATTTTCTTTCGGAATCAATCCCGGAGAAGGTGCAGGACTAGTATTTTTAACTTTACCTAATATATTTAATTCTATGGTTTTGGGAAGATTATGGGGAGCTTTATTCTTTTTATTCTTATCTATGGCAGCATTAACAACTATTATAGCCGTATTTGAAAACCTAATTGCATTTACCATGTCTGAAACTAAAATGCCTCGTAAAAAAACTACTATAATAGTGTCAGTTACTATATTTATATTGAGTCTGCCTACAGCTTTAGGATTTAATTTATTATCATTTATAAATCCGCTTGGTGAAGGAAGCACTATAGCTGACGGGCTTGATTTTCTTGTGAGCAACAATTTTCTTCCTTTAGGCGGTATAATAATACTAATATTCTGTACTAGAAATTTCGGCTGGGGCTGGGATAATTTTATAAAAGAAGCTGATACAGGCAAAGGAATCAAATTTCCTAAATGGGCTAGATTCTATGTATCATATATTCTGCCTTTTATAGTGCTTGCTATATTTGTGATAGATTATGTAAATAGATTTTTTATTTAA